The window TAGGACAGAAgggacatacatacatagctcTTACTTCGAGGTTGACTGTCAATTGGCAATGGAAAAATAGGTTAATACCTGGCCGTGTCGTATCGGTGAAGATATCTGTTACGTGGTAGGTGAGgtacctaaataataatatataatactaaaaaagcaatataaaatttacgagTATAATACTAAACGAAATTTTGAGGTCAGACAATTTTAGGACTTGGCTCTAGATGTATCATAGAATTGTAGGTCAGGTCTACAATTCGTACGTGCAAAATAACTTACGACTATTCCAGAGCGCTCAAAAATGAGGTAATCGGAAATGTCCGCAAATGGCAAGCGATTAGTTTCTTCCATCTCTTCTCCATTATGTTTGAGATTGGTAGAATATTTTGCGTACGTGAACGAAAGATAGCATACTAACATTATTTGTCGGTATTAAAACAGAGATAACAAAGAATACTGTAAATTTGACAATTTATTGCATCAATAATATTGTTGATAGACTTATAAGACTGTGTATTAGtaagacaacaacaacatttCAATAGACGAGTTACGCAAAAGTTTTAAGAAACGACTGTGTAACCAGACTCAGACAAAACAGAAAAattggaaatttatttttatgaaattgttgacaacttaaattaatttcttcaaTTAACGTGTAATTTTGAACTTGTTAGaatattttgaagaataaaCTGAAAACGAACCCCTTACcactgaaacaataaaaaaatatagagtcATTGGCTGAGAACAAACAAAAAGCGGAAGCTATTTAACGATTCACACTATAAGTACCGCGTTTTATCGCTCAATCTAATAAAAGCTACTATAATATCGGACTTCAAAGCAACGGAAGGATCGATGTTAATACCATAAACACCGTTTAAACCTGATTATACATTTCAGTTCGGAAAATTTTAAATCGTTGACGTGTAAGTACAAACCACCTAATATACGAGTACCAAAAACCAACAACTTCATCTTTAAATCTGATAAAAGTTGCAACAATTAGTATTTCGGTAATAACCGCTGTTTACTAAAAGATAtacaattctatttattaaatagaaattaagcaTTACCAGTTGCCaaatacgtatttataaatagaatcaaaattttacaaatatttttcatcttagCCTCCAAAAATGAGCAATGTATAGTCGTAGTAATATTAGTGAATCGTGTAATTTACCGATCCTATATAAATTCACGAAATTCGTAAAGGACATTTCATTGCGTGCACCCATCGATGCCGGCTATACAACACCTTGGCAACAGGTAAAGTGGTATTAACCAAAGCACGTAGATAAGGCAGGTTGGTCAGAAAAAAGGACGAAACTATATTTTTCGAATTATACACACTGCTCTAACCTCTAAGCAAAGCGAAAGATTAACGATAGTGAACTTTTAGTTTCTACTTTTTCGGGATCCACAAAAAAACTTATCTTATTCATATGGAACTTTCATATTATGAAACCAAAGCTAAGTTGCATTTGTTTTCACATATCATATAGTTTATTATGTCAGCGTAGACGGAAACAAATTTATCGGTCGTAGTGCTTTCCAAGCAAATGTTgccaaaattataattgatacgCGAAAACTTCGTATAAATAGCCTGCATGTTATAAGAATgtgataatttttgaaaatataaaattggaaaagtttatttatttaaatggcgAATATCTGACACTAAGTACGTAATATTTCGTCGGATATTTATAAATCGCATATTAGTTTAAAAGAGACTTGAGCACCTCTTAATCTCGATTGGAAAAGCATATAATTCGAAAAATGTAAGATCTAATTCTGtattggaatttatttttaagggaTATCTTTTGTCAGAAAGTCAAAAGATATCAGAACAagattgaatataatttaaatatttgaaaagaagTTGTAAATTATCGCAAGAATGTGGTCCCTAACATACTGTTAAAAATATCGTTTTCTATCTTGGTTGATTATACACTATCgaaattacttttatagtattttttatttaacttatgtACACATTAAGAAAAGTAgcatgaataaataaacttcgttaccagaataattaaaaaaacacacagTTACAAAAACCTATTCCTAACGATTCTTTCACCGTAATCTTCAAATTGCTTTTTTTGCACCCAAATTTTTCCAGTATCAGGAAGTCCTGCAAACGTAGCTCCACCCAACCAAGATACAGCATATGGCTCAGGTgatgaaattattgtaaaaggACTAGTAATACAACGCTCCAATTCAACTTGTAACCTATCATTAAATCCAGGTATCGCTGCCATACCTCCACAAGGTACAATAGCATCATACATTTCCATTCTTATTTCCGGATCACATTTTAATGAAGCAGTAACTATAGCCTCGTGTAGtggtataatattagttttctcTCCTTTAACCAAATCTGGTTGAAATATCAATTCTGCTGCCATAAATGCTTCATTACTTACGTCTATTACATCATCActagataatttataattccgTTTATAGTCATTTCTTGACATAGCGCCATCTGGTGTAACATATAAGGTTCTTGTTTTTATATCTTCAATATGATGAGGTGATTTGATTTCTTGTAGAAGATTACGATCAGCCAGGCACTTCTTTAAGTAGTCTGAAATTTGTGAGCCTGCTAGATTTGTACACATATGAGCATACTTTGTCATTCCTCCTTCATACACGGGTATGATATCCGTAGTATCGTACCCGATATCGACGCATATACCAGTAGTAGTTCCAGAACCATACATCGCTAGCACGCTCTGTGACTGAATGCACACGGCTGGATTGTTAAGTGTTTCAAAGAATACTTCACAGCATTTAATTCTGAAATTtttcaaaacacaataaattattaggacatatattcttatttaatttaaacttttaatttaatgtgtCTCTATCATACTTTTCCTCTATAGTTGCAGTTAATCCGCAAGCCAAGATGACGGCACGATCTTCTGGTGCGACCTTCAACTCTCTGTAGAAAGTGTGGTGCCAAATTCGTTCCATATTATCCCAATGTTCTATCCTACCATTTACCACCGGATGACTTAGCTCCAAATCTTCAACTCTTGCTATTGCGTCATCTCCAACGGCCACATCGTAATATTGTCGTCCGTAACTCCCATGTAAGTAATTCGGTCTTCCAATTAACGTTCTAAAAATCGCAACAGGATGATTGTCGCACGCGAACCCAGCTTTAATACTATAGCTACCATTATCAATTACAACTGCAGGTTTTTCGAaggacatatttataatatactttattttctcAACATCTGTTactttataatgtattaatcGTATGTTGTTACATTAAGAATGATAAGTTTCCTAATGTCAGAAATGAAGTTTGACGTAAACAATTGTtgctcatttatttaaaaaaaaatcccaatAGGTCTATGTGTGTCATTCAAATTCCTTACCTTTGTCTAAGATGACAAGATACCACTAATTTGAATCCATaatctttcaaaattttagatGAACGCGAGATAATTGCTTCAGGGTAAAACTGGAAATcgcttcaatttttttaatttccatgtAACAAGACAATATTACATGCTGTACCAATTTTCTACTTGTGCTAGATAAAGGGTACAATAATCTCTTAATTTCCGGTCTTTCTCACCGTTCACTAATAACTTCAAAACAAGGAATTTTAAcgaagattaaataatatttattataaagacaatattTTGCGCCTGTGGACGCCATATAACATCCTAAATAAAAAGTGAAACAATTATAAGAAATTAGATTAGCAGACCTTTTAGGTGACAAGAACTCTCAATTGGCCCAATTTTTCTGAGCAGTGTCTTAATTCAATAAACCTTttctaaatattcattttgttaattatcgcgctcaaatatttttttacaacttttgcttttaatgttttatgtatatacttagaGCACAATATTTGTTGTCAATTACGAATCACAGGTTTGATTGAAGTAGGTGCTTATTTAGCTAACATGAATTAAAGAGGAGAGGCGATCGACAATGTGACCTGTGGTATTATGTGAGAAGGAACTCGAAACTCGCCGAAGAATACGAGCATGAATTGTCAGAATATGCTACACGATATTCAGTTCAATAATTATAGTACTCGTATCTATATGAACGTATCTGCAAAATTTGGTTGTCAATATTACAGGTATACCTAAGATACAAAgtgaattataacatatatggTTCTTAGacacaaataaatgtaaaaatatagatCACATTACTTATGCATTACAttgtgaaaataataatgtatctttaaaatcaattaGCCGATACTACTTTCTTACCTGATGTCAGAAACATTCACCAAAGTGCTACCGCTCAGTATAACAACTTTATAGAAAGTTTTAACTCGATATGATACTAGGATCtcaatatataagatttttctaatttatggcagtttttttttttaatttaattataatattttactcttATCATATCATTATAAGTGCGATAGTAACTGTATATGTCTGCCTGTGTATCTGTTAttctttattatgatatattttatttgtttctaattTGTAGAATTGTTTCAAAcatacaaatttcataaattataatttactatcCGACTTTGAAGCAGTTAATTTTTGTAACtgcaatttttatttacggACAATGAAAGTAAGATTCATACCcaaagttttttataatttttttggttAAGTTAAACCacgaattaataatttattcattaactatttttacaataatataatatatttttcgtaatacaaataaaataatgcaaaacatgaaatacattaaagtagctacgttattttttttaacttaactatttaataaaaatcatcatcatactGAGACGTAGACGTACCTCCTTTTAtaatgaatacataaaaaaaatatttcagtacgTGAAGCCACCttaataaacacacacacatagatagatatagtattaatatgaCACGAATACGTATGTACAACATACAAAGGGACTCTTCCCTTTGTAAGGGATG is drawn from Vanessa cardui chromosome Z, ilVanCard2.1, whole genome shotgun sequence and contains these coding sequences:
- the LOC124542978 gene encoding actin-1-like; protein product: MSFEKPAVVIDNGSYSIKAGFACDNHPVAIFRTLIGRPNYLHGSYGRQYYDVAVGDDAIARVEDLELSHPVVNGRIEHWDNMERIWHHTFYRELKVAPEDRAVILACGLTATIEEKIKCCEVFFETLNNPAVCIQSQSVLAMYGSGTTTGICVDIGYDTTDIIPVYEGGMTKYAHMCTNLAGSQISDYLKKCLADRNLLQEIKSPHHIEDIKTRTLYVTPDGAMSRNDYKRNYKLSSDDVIDVSNEAFMAAELIFQPDLVKGEKTNIIPLHEAIVTASLKCDPEIRMEMYDAIVPCGGMAAIPGFNDRLQVELERCITSPFTIISSPEPYAVSWLGGATFAGLPDTGKIWVQKKQFEDYGERIVRNRFL